The following are from one region of the Nicotiana tabacum cultivar K326 chromosome 3, ASM71507v2, whole genome shotgun sequence genome:
- the LOC107795036 gene encoding E3 ubiquitin-protein ligase RDUF1-like, whose protein sequence is MSSSYWCYRCTRFVRVSAGSDVVCPYCDSGFIEAAEASNIGSSPETRRRLNGRPESERSVNMGSRRSRRNRGGDRSPFNPVIVLRSPSETLAGDDEAAGEERSYELYYDDGEGSGLRPLPPTMSEFLMGSGFDRLLDQLAQIEVNGFGRPENPPASKSAIESMPILEIASHHVNTEEHCAVCKEAFVLGSEAREMPCKHIYHTDCILPWLSLRNSCPVCRHEIPAESPETTTSGDFVRSRNDEEAMGLTIWRLPGGGFAVGRFAGGRLGAERELPVVYTEMDGGFNNGVPRRIAWRSRRSNTSRNGGGISRIFGNVASFFRRLSPSSQRRRALEIHSSSSDSSGSGSNVFRSRSVSSTSVFSRYLRRSSRTWVPEESNGVTRW, encoded by the coding sequence ATGTCTTCATCGTATTGGTGTTACCGGTGTACGCGATTTGTTAGGGTTTCAGCTGGGAGCGACGTTGTTTGTCCGTACTGTGATAGTGGATTTATTGAAGCTGCTGAGGCTAGTAATATTGGATCGTCGCCGGAAACTCGCCGGCGATTGAACGGGCGGCCAGAATCGGAACGTAGTGTTAACATGGGATCTCGCCGGAGCCGGCGTAATCGCGGCGGAGACAGATCTCCGTTCAATCCGGTTATTGTTCTTCGTAGTCCGTCGGAAACTTTAGCCGGAGATGATGAAGCTGCAGGAGAGGAGCGGAGTTACGAGCTTTATTATGACGACGGCGAAGGTTCTGGTCTCCGGCCGTTACCTCCGACGATGTCAGAGTTTTTAATGGGGTCTGGATTTGACCGGTTGCTCGATCAGCTAGCGCAAATCGAGGTGAACGGATTTGGCCGGCCGGAGAATCCGCCGGCTTCGAAATCGGCGATTGAATCGATGCCGATCTTAGAAATAGCATCTCATCACGTGAATACAGAAGAGCATTGCGCCGTTTGTAAAGAAGCTTTTGTTTTAGGCTCTGAAGCACGTGAAATGCCATGTAAACACATCTACCATACCGACTGTATTCTCCCGTGGCTGTCGCTACGCAATTCGTGTCCCGTCTGCCGGCACGAAATACCGGCTGAATCGCCGGAAACTACAACCTCCGGCGACTTTGTTCGATCGAGAAACGATGAAGAAGCGATGGGATTGACGATATGGAGACTCCCCGGAGGTGGATTCGCCGTGGGGAGATTTGCCGGCGGAAGACTGGGAGCGGAAAGAGAACTTCCGGTAGTGTATACAGAAATGGACGGCGGGTTTAACAATGGGGTGCCTAGAAGAATAGCTTGGAGATCAAGGAGGAGTAATACAAGTCGAAATGGCGGTGGAATAAGCCGAATTTTCGGCAATGTTGCATCGTTTTTTAGAAGATTATCGCCTTCTTCTCAACGGCGGAGAGCGCTCGAAATACATTCGAGCAGCTCGGATTCATCCGGGTCCGGATCTAATGTTTTTCGGAGTCGGAGCGTTTCAAGCACTTCAGTATTCAGTAGATATTTGAGGAGGAGCAGTAGAACTTGGGTACCGGAAGAGAGTAATGGAGTAACCAGATGGTaa